In Gemella massiliensis, a single window of DNA contains:
- the pta gene encoding phosphate acetyltransferase — protein MTSNLFVELQEKLEGKKVRIVLPEAYDERILEAAVKLSSTSYVQPVLIGKREEVEKLAQPLFLNVSGIEFIDHENYEKYDEMLAKFVERRAGKVTEEKARELLKDVNYFGTMLVYMGEVAGLVSGAIHSTGDTVRPALQIIKTKPGVSRTSGAFIMSRNASRFIFADCAINTSLDAQALAEIAVESAKTAKSFNINPKVAMLSFSTMGSAVTDETKKVAEATKLVREKAPTLPVGGELQFDAAFVPPVAKLKAPNSEIQGDATVFIFPSLEAGNIGYKIAQRLGGFEAVGPILQGLNAPVNDLSRGCSSDDVLKLSLITAIQAISE, from the coding sequence ATGACAAGTAATTTATTTGTGGAGCTTCAAGAAAAATTAGAAGGGAAAAAAGTTAGAATCGTATTGCCGGAAGCATATGATGAACGTATTTTAGAAGCGGCTGTTAAGCTGAGTTCAACAAGTTATGTACAACCGGTACTAATCGGTAAGCGTGAAGAAGTGGAGAAATTAGCACAGCCGTTATTCTTAAACGTATCAGGTATTGAGTTTATTGACCATGAAAACTACGAAAAATATGACGAAATGTTAGCTAAATTCGTAGAACGTCGTGCCGGCAAAGTAACAGAAGAAAAAGCACGTGAATTGTTAAAAGATGTGAACTATTTCGGTACAATGTTGGTTTATATGGGGGAAGTGGCAGGACTGGTATCGGGAGCAATCCATTCAACCGGAGATACCGTACGTCCGGCATTACAAATTATAAAAACTAAACCGGGTGTAAGCAGAACAAGCGGAGCATTTATCATGTCACGAAATGCGTCACGTTTTATCTTTGCCGATTGTGCGATTAATACAAGTTTAGATGCACAAGCATTAGCAGAAATTGCAGTAGAAAGTGCAAAAACAGCTAAAAGTTTTAATATCAATCCTAAAGTAGCGATGTTGAGTTTTTCAACTATGGGATCAGCTGTTACAGATGAAACCAAAAAAGTGGCGGAGGCTACTAAATTGGTAAGAGAAAAAGCACCAACATTACCGGTTGGAGGGGAACTGCAATTTGATGCTGCCTTTGTCCCACCTGTTGCAAAATTGAAAGCACCAAATTCGGAAATTCAGGGAGATGCAACAGTATTTATCTTCCCAAGTTTAGAAGCGGGTAATATCGGGTACAAAATTGCTCAACGTCTAGGAGGTTTTGAAGCGGTAGGACCGATTTTACAAGGCCTTAATGCACCGGTAAATGATCTGTCACGCGGTTGCTCAAGCGATGATGTATTAAAATTATCACTAATTACAGCGATTCAAGCAATCTCAGAATAA
- a CDS encoding ABC transporter ATP-binding protein: protein MEKLIHIKDLQKKFDNTVVLNNVRFTLFNNEIISLLGPSGSGKSTLIKTMLGMEKADAGTALILNSKMPNRLILGCIGYMAQSNALYELLTGYENLKFFGNLKGLTKKELSKEIKKVSAVVDLTAHLKKNVSTYSGGMKRRLSLAIALLGSPKLLVLDEPTVGIDPLLKKSIWNELIERKNNGTGILVTTHVMDEAELCDKVALIHDGKIAACDTPEKLKKQFNSTNIEEVFLNIEKGDNYAYSSNN, encoded by the coding sequence ATGGAAAAATTAATTCACATAAAAGATTTACAAAAGAAGTTTGATAATACGGTTGTTTTAAATAATGTACGATTTACCTTGTTTAATAATGAGATTATAAGTTTATTGGGCCCGTCGGGTTCCGGAAAATCTACTCTTATTAAAACAATGTTAGGCATGGAAAAAGCAGACGCCGGAACTGCTTTAATACTTAACAGTAAAATGCCGAATAGGTTAATTTTAGGATGTATTGGCTATATGGCACAATCAAATGCCTTATATGAATTATTAACCGGTTATGAAAACTTAAAGTTTTTCGGTAATTTAAAAGGGCTGACCAAAAAGGAACTTTCTAAAGAGATTAAAAAAGTATCCGCTGTCGTTGATTTAACGGCACACTTAAAGAAAAATGTCTCAACATATTCCGGCGGTATGAAGCGACGTCTATCATTAGCTATCGCACTTCTCGGTTCTCCGAAACTTTTAGTTTTAGATGAACCGACCGTGGGTATTGATCCATTGTTAAAAAAATCTATTTGGAATGAACTTATTGAACGTAAAAATAATGGTACCGGTATTCTTGTAACAACACATGTTATGGATGAAGCTGAGCTATGCGACAAGGTTGCACTCATACATGACGGTAAAATAGCAGCTTGCGATACTCCGGAGAAACTTAAAAAACAATTTAACTCTACTAATATTGAAGAAGTATTTTTAAATATTGAAAAGGGGGATAATTATGCGTATTCTAGCAATAACTAA
- the greA gene encoding transcription elongation factor GreA, with translation MALEEKLEYQMTQEGYDRLVEELEHYKKVKRPEVIEKIKVARSFGDLSENSEYDAAKDEQGFIEQKILEMEQMIRYAVIVELDEKTSAIRLGNTVTYQELPNGLTETYKIVGSAEANPFEFKISNESPVAQALLGKEVGDIAKVSLPTGPEDSMDIKILAVE, from the coding sequence ATGGCATTAGAAGAAAAATTAGAATATCAAATGACCCAAGAGGGGTATGATAGACTTGTTGAAGAATTAGAACATTATAAAAAAGTAAAACGTCCGGAAGTAATCGAAAAAATTAAAGTGGCTCGTAGTTTCGGTGACCTTTCTGAAAACTCGGAATATGATGCTGCAAAAGATGAACAAGGGTTTATTGAACAAAAAATTCTTGAAATGGAGCAAATGATTCGTTATGCAGTCATTGTCGAATTAGATGAGAAAACGAGTGCTATTCGTTTAGGAAATACGGTAACATATCAAGAACTGCCGAACGGGTTAACGGAAACATATAAAATTGTCGGTAGTGCCGAAGCGAATCCTTTTGAATTTAAAATTTCAAACGAAAGTCCGGTTGCACAAGCATTATTAGGTAAAGAAGTAGGCGACATAGCTAAAGTTTCATTACCTACTGGGCCGGAAGATTCAATGGATATAAAAATCCTTGCCGTTGAATAG
- a CDS encoding O-methyltransferase — MVAIESKDDLYIINLLEDFDEFYQMLEQYAKENHVPIIDKIGIRFLLQLLKIKQAKNVLEIGTAIGYTALKLAETIGCKVTTLERDDKMYEIATNNVMERGLSEKITLIHGDALKLHSKVIANAPYDIVFIDGAKSQNRKFFELYEPYFTDDVVVITDNVLFKGMVANSDIIEHSKNLKQLLKKINNYNEWLLKHEQYDSVILPIGDGITITTKKNKKL, encoded by the coding sequence ATGGTTGCTATAGAATCAAAAGATGATTTATATATCATTAATTTATTAGAAGATTTTGATGAATTTTATCAAATGTTAGAACAATATGCAAAAGAAAATCATGTGCCGATTATTGATAAAATAGGCATTCGCTTTCTATTACAACTATTAAAAATTAAACAAGCGAAAAATGTTTTAGAGATAGGAACAGCGATAGGATATACAGCTCTAAAATTAGCGGAAACTATCGGTTGCAAGGTAACAACATTGGAACGTGATGACAAAATGTATGAAATTGCTACAAATAATGTCATGGAACGTGGGCTTAGCGAAAAAATAACTTTAATACATGGTGATGCACTGAAGTTACATAGTAAGGTAATAGCTAATGCACCATACGACATTGTATTTATTGACGGAGCTAAAAGCCAAAACCGTAAATTTTTTGAATTGTACGAGCCATATTTTACGGATGATGTTGTAGTAATAACGGATAATGTTCTATTCAAAGGTATGGTAGCAAATTCCGATATTATTGAACATAGTAAAAATTTAAAACAACTATTAAAAAAAATTAATAATTATAATGAATGGTTATTAAAACATGAACAATACGATAGTGTAATACTACCTATTGGGGACGGTATTACAATAACTACGAAAAAGAATAAAAAACTATAA
- a CDS encoding peptidase U32 family protein, with protein sequence MTVELVVTPKSIEHIYELINVGADGFIIGEEKYGLRLAGEFKRAELKKAIEIIHQAGKKAYVSVNAIFHNKHLDDLVDYLRYLATLDIDALIFGEPTIITILRDENLNFKLQWDPHTLATNSFSCNYWGKRGAYRTCLSKELTIDEILEITKDSEYEIEVQVQGMLCMFQSVRKLVDNYFMYSEKEQYIEEYSNSKKLFLYSQDRNERYPIFEDSNGTHIMSAKDICAIEELDRLIEAGVSAFKIEGVLKEEDYITEVTTIYRDAIDLYYEDKEAYEDEKQDFYNDIERIKPKYREVDLGFFYKKTMY encoded by the coding sequence ATGACGGTAGAGTTAGTAGTGACACCTAAGAGTATCGAACATATTTATGAACTAATTAACGTTGGAGCAGACGGTTTTATCATAGGTGAGGAAAAATATGGTTTGCGTTTGGCAGGAGAGTTTAAGCGAGCCGAATTAAAAAAAGCGATTGAGATTATTCATCAAGCCGGGAAAAAAGCATATGTTAGCGTTAACGCTATCTTTCACAATAAACACTTAGATGATTTGGTAGATTATCTACGTTATTTAGCAACACTGGATATAGATGCTTTGATTTTTGGTGAACCGACGATAATAACAATATTACGAGATGAAAATCTTAATTTCAAGCTGCAATGGGATCCGCATACTTTAGCTACAAATTCATTTTCATGTAATTATTGGGGTAAACGTGGAGCATATCGTACCTGCTTATCTAAAGAATTAACTATTGATGAAATTTTGGAAATAACAAAAGATAGTGAGTACGAAATTGAAGTTCAAGTACAGGGAATGTTGTGTATGTTTCAATCTGTTAGAAAATTAGTTGATAATTATTTTATGTATAGTGAAAAAGAACAGTACATTGAAGAATATAGTAATTCTAAAAAGTTATTTTTATATAGTCAAGATAGAAATGAGCGTTATCCAATTTTTGAAGATTCAAACGGAACGCATATTATGAGTGCTAAGGACATTTGTGCTATTGAAGAGTTGGATAGATTGATTGAAGCGGGAGTTAGTGCTTTTAAAATTGAAGGCGTCTTAAAAGAAGAAGATTATATTACAGAAGTTACAACAATTTATCGAGATGCAATTGATTTATATTATGAAGATAAAGAAGCATATGAAGATGAAAAACAAGATTTTTATAACGACATTGAACGAATAAAACCAAAATATAGAGAAGTTGATTTAGGATTTTTCTATAAAAAAACAATGTATTAG
- a CDS encoding peptidase U32 family protein: MAIGNISEIQNGKRVIVKKPELLLPAGNLEKLKIAIHYGADAVFLGGQEFGLRSNADNFTIDEIREGCEFAAKYGADIYVTANIIMHNENFAGLDEYLIALQNAGVRGIIVADPYIIERCKTVAPEVEIHISTQQSISNYKEVQYWESEGVHRVVLARETGYEEIKEIREKTNVEIEMFVHGAMCIAYSGRCTLSNYMTARDSNRGGCCQSCRWNYDLYEESDTDDIKLFDTGANPYAMSPKDLTLIEVVPKIIELGIDSLKVEGRMKSIHYVATVASVYRKLIDDYCSDPDNFVMSSEYKKELYKCANRDTAMSFFYEIPQYTEQMFGNEGSKKTNYDFVGQVLHYDDATGIATIQQRNFFKTGQEVEFFGPEINTFRQVIGEIYDEDGELLDAARHPLQIIRTKLDSRVFKSNMMRKEMGR; the protein is encoded by the coding sequence ATGGCAATAGGAAATATATCAGAAATACAAAATGGGAAACGGGTGATTGTGAAGAAGCCTGAATTACTTCTTCCAGCCGGAAATTTAGAAAAATTAAAAATAGCTATTCACTATGGTGCAGATGCCGTGTTTTTAGGCGGTCAGGAGTTTGGACTGCGTAGCAATGCGGATAATTTTACGATAGATGAAATCCGTGAGGGGTGTGAGTTTGCAGCAAAATATGGAGCAGATATCTATGTAACGGCAAATATTATTATGCACAATGAGAACTTTGCAGGTTTAGATGAATACTTGATTGCCTTGCAAAATGCCGGTGTGCGTGGTATTATTGTAGCAGATCCGTATATTATAGAAAGATGTAAAACGGTAGCACCGGAAGTTGAAATACATATTAGTACCCAACAATCAATCTCAAATTATAAAGAAGTACAATATTGGGAAAGCGAGGGTGTGCATCGTGTAGTATTGGCACGTGAAACAGGATATGAAGAAATTAAAGAAATTCGTGAAAAAACAAATGTAGAAATCGAAATGTTTGTCCATGGTGCGATGTGCATTGCATACTCGGGGCGTTGTACATTAAGTAATTATATGACGGCTAGGGACAGCAATCGTGGTGGTTGTTGTCAATCGTGTCGTTGGAATTATGATTTATATGAAGAAAGCGACACAGATGATATAAAATTATTTGATACCGGAGCAAATCCTTACGCTATGAGTCCCAAGGATTTAACATTAATTGAGGTAGTGCCTAAAATTATTGAGCTCGGTATTGATTCGCTAAAAGTAGAAGGTAGAATGAAATCTATTCATTACGTCGCAACGGTAGCAAGTGTTTACAGAAAATTAATCGATGATTATTGTTCAGATCCGGATAATTTTGTAATGAGTTCAGAATATAAAAAAGAACTGTACAAATGTGCCAATCGTGATACTGCTATGTCGTTTTTCTATGAAATACCGCAATATACAGAACAAATGTTTGGAAATGAGGGCAGCAAAAAAACTAACTATGATTTTGTAGGACAAGTATTACATTATGATGATGCTACGGGTATAGCAACTATTCAACAACGTAACTTTTTTAAAACAGGGCAAGAAGTTGAATTTTTCGGCCCTGAGATTAATACCTTTAGACAAGTAATCGGAGAAATTTACGATGAGGACGGAGAGTTGCTTGATGCAGCACGTCATCCTTTGCAAATTATCAGAACTAAATTGGATAGTAGAGTATTTAAAAGTAACATGATGAGAAAGGAAATGGGACGCTAA
- the murA gene encoding UDP-N-acetylglucosamine 1-carboxyvinyltransferase: MKKIVVKGGTPLIGEVQISGAKNAALPILAAGLLATEGTSKFYNVPKLSDIKTISKLFESLGVKVDYKPEENTLEIDAKRPLLTEASFEFVSKMRASFLVLGPMLAREKKAKVAMPGGCSIGSRPIDQHLKGFEILGAKIIQDAGFVEARAEKELEGATIFFDFPSVGATQNVIMASCLAKGKTTIVNAAQEPEIEDMINFLTKMGAKISGKGTSVLEIEGVDKLTGAEHTIMSDRVEAATYMIAAAVTKGDVFVKGALYKDNIALVSKMREMGISIEVLQDGMRVSNHLDILKPIDVKTLPHPGFLTDMQSIVSVLTLLGEGVSTITETVFENRFMHVEELRRMNAKIRIEGRSALIEGPARLEGTTVRATDLRAGAALIIAGLIAKGTTKIIDIYHIDRGYVDIEKKMRKLGAHVERIEE, from the coding sequence TTGAAAAAAATAGTTGTTAAAGGTGGGACGCCTTTAATAGGAGAAGTACAGATTTCAGGTGCAAAGAATGCGGCACTTCCGATACTTGCGGCAGGACTGCTTGCAACTGAAGGTACGAGTAAATTTTACAATGTTCCTAAATTATCAGATATAAAGACAATAAGCAAACTATTTGAATCATTAGGAGTAAAAGTAGATTATAAACCGGAAGAAAATACATTAGAAATAGATGCGAAAAGACCATTGTTAACAGAAGCATCGTTTGAATTTGTAAGTAAAATGCGTGCATCATTTCTTGTACTGGGACCGATGTTGGCACGTGAGAAAAAAGCGAAGGTAGCAATGCCCGGAGGGTGTTCGATCGGTAGTAGACCTATAGATCAACATTTAAAAGGATTTGAGATATTGGGTGCAAAAATTATTCAAGACGCAGGTTTTGTTGAGGCAAGAGCGGAAAAAGAATTAGAAGGTGCAACGATATTTTTCGATTTTCCCAGCGTTGGGGCGACCCAAAATGTCATTATGGCAAGCTGTTTAGCAAAAGGTAAAACCACGATTGTTAATGCGGCACAAGAGCCTGAAATAGAAGATATGATTAACTTTTTAACAAAAATGGGTGCTAAAATTTCAGGTAAAGGCACTTCTGTCCTTGAAATTGAAGGTGTTGATAAATTGACAGGTGCTGAGCATACTATTATGTCAGATCGTGTGGAAGCGGCAACGTACATGATTGCGGCAGCTGTGACTAAAGGCGATGTTTTTGTAAAAGGTGCATTATATAAAGATAACATAGCACTTGTTAGTAAAATGCGTGAAATGGGCATATCAATCGAAGTATTGCAAGACGGAATGCGTGTGAGTAACCATCTTGATATATTAAAACCGATAGATGTAAAAACACTACCACATCCGGGATTTTTAACGGATATGCAGTCAATAGTAAGTGTATTGACATTATTGGGTGAGGGTGTCAGTACCATTACGGAAACGGTATTTGAAAATCGTTTTATGCATGTCGAAGAATTACGAAGAATGAATGCAAAAATTAGAATTGAAGGACGTAGTGCTTTAATAGAAGGACCGGCACGCTTAGAAGGAACAACAGTTAGAGCGACGGATCTTCGTGCAGGAGCAGCACTTATTATTGCAGGACTGATTGCCAAGGGGACAACGAAAATTATTGATATTTACCATATAGATAGAGGGTATGTTGATATTGAGAAAAAAATGCGTAAACTTGGTGCTCATGTTGAAAGAATTGAAGAGTAG
- a CDS encoding TetR/AcrR family transcriptional regulator yields the protein MSNILMSYTEYLSEANMPAGKKKIILAAIDLFSKKGFHGTSTAKIAETAGMSQATLFKYFKTKDDLLNSIISIGFPPILASFVAGINQEKNLKDMIHLLVFNRFEFMKKNQKLVRIFFQEFIINKEFNSNLKNMIKNDPINSKLKTLHLILLKSDKRFNNNLNITQVLRIIVGPLFAYFSQCFIFYIESENEEEDLLLIEKQIYQSLIENN from the coding sequence ATGTCAAATATTTTAATGTCTTATACAGAATACTTATCAGAAGCAAATATGCCTGCCGGAAAAAAGAAAATCATCCTTGCTGCAATCGATCTTTTTTCGAAAAAAGGATTTCACGGTACTTCTACCGCTAAGATAGCCGAAACAGCAGGTATGAGTCAAGCTACTTTATTCAAATATTTTAAAACAAAAGATGATTTATTAAATAGTATTATATCTATCGGATTTCCACCTATCCTCGCTTCTTTTGTCGCCGGCATAAATCAGGAAAAAAATCTTAAAGATATGATTCATCTCCTAGTATTTAATCGTTTTGAATTTATGAAAAAAAATCAAAAATTAGTACGTATCTTTTTCCAAGAATTTATTATTAATAAAGAGTTTAACAGTAATCTAAAAAACATGATTAAAAACGATCCTATTAATTCTAAATTAAAAACGTTGCACCTCATACTTTTAAAGAGTGATAAACGTTTTAATAACAATTTAAATATTACTCAAGTATTACGTATAATTGTAGGCCCGCTTTTCGCTTATTTTTCACAATGTTTTATTTTTTATATTGAAAGTGAAAATGAAGAAGAAGATTTATTATTAATAGAAAAACAAATATATCAGTCGTTAATAGAAAACAACTAA
- the udk gene encoding uridine kinase yields MSTKRPKIIGIVGGSGSGKTTVTKRIIEELTIDKVALIEQDYYYKDQSHMTMDERVKTNYDHPNAFDNELLYNQLLELINGEAVELPVYDYVNHTRSTDKKYQEPRDVIIIEGMFGLYSEKLRELMDIKIFVDTPSDLRILRRLLRDINERGRTVESVINQYLLSVRPMHEKYIKPTKQYADIIIPDGGYNDIAIDILITKIKSLLAK; encoded by the coding sequence ATGAGTACAAAACGACCTAAAATTATCGGTATTGTCGGTGGAAGCGGGAGCGGTAAAACTACCGTAACAAAAAGAATAATAGAAGAATTAACGATAGATAAAGTGGCGTTAATCGAGCAAGATTATTACTATAAAGATCAAAGTCATATGACAATGGATGAACGTGTTAAAACAAATTATGATCATCCGAATGCTTTTGATAATGAACTGTTATACAACCAGTTGTTAGAATTAATCAACGGTGAAGCTGTAGAACTGCCGGTGTACGATTATGTTAACCATACACGTAGTACAGATAAAAAATATCAAGAGCCGAGAGATGTTATTATTATTGAAGGGATGTTCGGTTTATATTCAGAAAAATTACGAGAATTAATGGATATAAAAATTTTTGTTGATACACCGAGTGATTTACGTATTTTACGACGTCTTTTGCGCGATATTAACGAGCGTGGGAGAACCGTTGAATCAGTAATTAATCAATATTTATTATCAGTACGTCCTATGCACGAAAAATATATTAAACCTACCAAACAATATGCAGATATTATTATTCCGGATGGAGGATATAACGATATTGCGATTGATATTTTAATTACAAAAATTAAATCACTACTAGCAAAATAA
- a CDS encoding DNA-directed RNA polymerase subunit beta, producing MKIDNTILRYLRNIALILLVFYIGTIIGYVVFGKGSLMDAVSLKSIKHIKDIIYN from the coding sequence ATGAAAATAGACAATACTATTCTACGTTACTTACGCAATATAGCCTTGATATTGCTTGTGTTCTATATCGGAACAATTATAGGTTATGTTGTTTTTGGAAAAGGCAGCTTAATGGATGCCGTTAGTTTAAAGTCAATAAAACATATTAAAGATATTATATACAATTAG
- the mtnN gene encoding 5'-methylthioadenosine/S-adenosylhomocysteine nucleosidase, which yields MIALIGAMPEEVAIIRKKIKNLKENKIAHVNFYEGQYENKDIVLMLSLPGKVNAAIATTLLLDNYDIDYVINIGTCGALQGDMEIGDMIVATEVRHFDVDATEFGYEIGQVPQMPAKYESDKYLQQLAGEIVLPNHKVHFGLVGTSDSFISNKKIKKNILKNFPTMQVVEMEAAAIAQTCYQFNTKFIVCRSVSDKAEEGNRVTFDEFLKIAALNSSILTTELIKKL from the coding sequence ATGATAGCTTTAATCGGAGCGATGCCGGAAGAAGTGGCAATTATTAGAAAAAAAATTAAAAATCTTAAAGAAAATAAGATAGCTCATGTCAATTTTTATGAAGGACAATATGAAAATAAGGATATTGTACTTATGCTAAGTTTACCCGGAAAAGTTAATGCAGCAATAGCAACAACGCTTTTACTTGATAATTATGATATTGATTATGTTATTAATATCGGAACGTGCGGTGCATTGCAAGGTGATATGGAAATAGGCGACATGATAGTAGCGACAGAGGTAAGGCATTTTGATGTTGATGCAACGGAATTCGGTTATGAAATAGGTCAAGTACCGCAAATGCCGGCAAAATACGAAAGTGATAAATATTTACAACAGTTAGCCGGTGAGATTGTGTTGCCAAATCATAAAGTTCATTTCGGTTTGGTGGGGACATCAGACTCATTTATTTCTAATAAAAAAATAAAGAAAAATATTTTAAAAAATTTTCCTACTATGCAGGTAGTAGAAATGGAAGCTGCGGCAATAGCACAAACTTGCTATCAATTTAACACTAAATTTATAGTTTGCCGTAGTGTGAGTGATAAGGCGGAAGAAGGCAATAGAGTAACTTTTGACGAATTCTTAAAAATTGCGGCACTTAATTCGTCAATATTA
- a CDS encoding ABC transporter permease translates to MRILAITNRILKELFRDKRTLAMMFVAPIFVLWLMNLMFSSSDKVSVNLATFNVPTSVTETLKTVDNVTITNVHSNEEGNDLLNNNTVDATITYNNNTGYTVTYENTDAIKTSFTRQVLISSLVKVNTTEIIKKLPPQINILQYKSTINENFKYGNKDTNFFTKMIPIIVGFIVFFFVFLISGMGLLKERTSGTLERLLATPVRHFEIVFGYMLSYGILAIIQTTVIVVSAVNLLKIELVGKLFYVIIVNVVLALIALSFGLLLSALAKSEFQMMQFIPLVIIPQLFLSGIIPLKNMGVWAVNLGKFLPLTYAGEALSNIILHGYSLGKIGQNIVILIIFLIVLTILNIIGLRRYRKV, encoded by the coding sequence ATGCGTATTCTAGCAATAACTAACCGTATTTTAAAAGAATTATTTCGTGATAAAAGAACATTGGCTATGATGTTTGTAGCTCCTATCTTTGTTCTCTGGTTGATGAATCTGATGTTTTCCAGCAGTGATAAAGTATCCGTTAATCTGGCTACTTTCAATGTTCCTACCTCTGTTACGGAAACATTAAAAACTGTTGATAATGTAACTATTACTAATGTCCATTCCAATGAAGAAGGTAATGATTTATTAAATAATAACACTGTTGATGCTACTATTACTTATAACAATAATACCGGTTATACCGTAACTTATGAAAATACCGATGCAATCAAAACATCTTTCACCAGACAAGTATTAATCAGTTCACTGGTAAAAGTTAATACAACAGAAATTATAAAAAAACTTCCACCACAAATAAATATCCTTCAATATAAATCAACTATTAATGAAAACTTCAAATATGGAAATAAGGATACTAATTTTTTTACTAAAATGATACCGATTATAGTTGGTTTTATCGTCTTTTTCTTTGTTTTTCTAATTTCCGGAATGGGATTACTAAAAGAAAGAACAAGCGGTACTTTAGAAAGATTATTAGCAACTCCGGTTCGTCATTTTGAAATAGTTTTCGGCTATATGCTCTCATACGGAATTTTAGCTATTATTCAAACAACAGTCATTGTCGTTTCTGCAGTAAATTTATTAAAAATCGAACTTGTAGGAAAGCTGTTTTATGTTATAATAGTTAATGTAGTCTTAGCCTTAATTGCCTTATCATTTGGGTTATTACTTTCAGCTCTTGCTAAATCTGAATTTCAAATGATGCAGTTTATTCCTTTGGTAATAATACCGCAACTCTTTTTATCCGGTATCATTCCACTAAAAAACATGGGTGTTTGGGCGGTTAACTTAGGAAAATTTCTACCACTTACTTATGCAGGTGAGGCACTAAGTAATATCATTTTACACGGTTATAGCCTTGGAAAAATAGGCCAAAATATTGTAATACTTATTATTTTTCTAATAGTATTAACAATTTTAAATATAATAGGCTTACGTCGTTATAGAAAAGTTTAA